A region from the Silene latifolia isolate original U9 population chromosome 7, ASM4854445v1, whole genome shotgun sequence genome encodes:
- the LOC141589724 gene encoding berberine bridge enzyme-like 21 → MDLRQHYSRFNTSSTPKPQAITTALDVFHVQASILCAKASDVEIWIRSGGHSFEGLSYVAQVPFVILDMFNLRSIDIDMPSETAWVQAGATLGELYYKIANMSSTHAFPAGICFTVGVGGHFSGGGYGVILRQFGLSIDNIIDAQVVDANGRVLDRQAMGEDLFWAIKGSDCLEIPWINK, encoded by the coding sequence ATGGATCTAAGGCAGCATTATAGTCGATTCAACACATCGTCAACTCCAAAACCTCAAGCTATAACCACTGCCCTAGATGTATTCCATGTCCAAGCAAGTATACTATGTGCCAAGGCTAGTGATGTTGAAATATGGATACGAAGTGGAGGTCACAGTTTCGAGGGCCTCTCCTACGTTGCACAAGTTCCGTTTGTTATACTCGACATGTTTAATCTTCGATCAATCGATATAGACATGCCAAGTGAGACGGCTTGGGTCCAAGCCGGTGCAACTCTAGGTGAGCTTTATTATAAGATTGCTAATATGAGTAGTACCCATGCTTTCCCTGCAGGAATATGCTTCACGGTTGGCGTGGGTGGCCACTTTAGCGGAGGTGGCTACGGGGTCATTTTAAGGCAGTTCGGGTTGTCCATTGATAACATTATCGATGCACAAGTTGTCGATGCTAATGGTAGAGTTCTTGATAGACAAGCCATGGGTGAAGACCTATTTTGGGCCATTAAGGGAAGTGATTGCCTTGAGATTCCATGGATAAACAAGTGA
- the LOC141590889 gene encoding berberine bridge enzyme-like 3, with product MKFSFSCSTIFFLFLVFNVQTSNSSIDNFLQCLPTKPSPANQISKAIFIPSDPSFLDVLQTYIRDSRFNTSSTPKPQAIITALDVSHVQATILCAKANDVEIRIRSGGHDFEGLSYVAQVPFVILDMFNLRSIDIDMASETAWVQAGATLGELYYKIANMSSTHAFPAGICLTVGVGGHFSGGGYGVILRQFGLSVDNIIDAQVVDANGIVLDRQAMGEDLFWAIRGGGGASFCVILSWKINLVRIPDTVTVFNVPRTLEQGATDVVLQWQQVATTLDKNLFIRVEPQVQFLQGGNKTVQVSFIGSYLGPAQSLVPLINKKFPILGLNTSDCLEMPWVKTHLFWNHLPQTTPIEVLLQRAPTPPNSFQKHKSDYVKTPIPRAGLETIWKKMMEIETVLMQWNPYGGRMSEIPKNATPFPHRSGILFKLQYITQWEDQSEQALIKNIQATRDLHDTFTPYVSCNPRETFLNYRDIDIETNVNGSLGFAMDFFKDNVKRLLLVKAKVDPTNFFKYEQSIPILSSQQ from the coding sequence ATGAAGTTCTCATTTTCATGTAGCAcaatttttttcttgtttttagtTTTTAACGTACAAACTTCAAATTCAAGCATTGACAATTTTCTCCAATGCCTTCCAACCAAGCCAAGTCCGGCAAACCAAATCTCTAAGGCCATTTTCATACCTAGCGATCCATCTTTTTTAGATGTTTTACAAACATACATACGTGATAGTCGATTCAACACATCGTCAACTCCGAAACCTCAAGCTATAATCACTGCCCTAGATGTATCCCATGTCCAAGCAACTATACTATGTGCCAAGGCTAATGATGTTGAAATAAGGATACGAAGTGGAGGTCACGATTTCGAGGGCCTCTCCTACGTTGCACAAGTTCCGTTTGTTATACTCGACATGTTTAATCTTCGATCAATCGATATAGACATGGCAAGTGAGACGGCTTGGGTCCAAGCCGGTGCAACTCTAGGTGAGCTTTATTATAAGATTGCTAATATGAGTAGTACCCATGCTTTCCCTGCAGGAATATGCCTCACGGTTGGCGTGGGTGGCCACTTTAGCGGAGGTGGCTACGGGGTCATTTTAAGGCAGTTCGGGTTGTCCGTAGATAATATTATCGATGCACAAGTTGTCGATGCTAATGGTATAGTTCTTGATAGACAAGCCATGGGTGAAGACCTATTTTGGGCTATTAGGGGAGGTGGTGGTGCTAGTTTTTGTGTCATCCTTTCTTGGAAAATTAATTTAGTACGTATTCCGGATACTGTCACGGTTTTCAACGTCCCTAGGACGTTGGAACAAGGTGCCACCGATGTTGTCTTACAATGGCAACAAGTCGCTACAACACTTGACAAAAACCTTTTCATTCGAGTAGAACCACAAGTACAATTCTTACAAGGAGGTAACAAGACGGTCCAAGTTTCGTTTATTGGATCGTACCTAGGACCGGCCCAATCCCTAGTCCCCTTGATAAACAAAAAATTTCCAATTTTAGGCTTAAACACAAGTGATTGTCTTGAGATGCCATGGGTTAAAACACATctattttggaatcatcttccTCAAACAACTCCAATTGAAGTGTTACTACAAAGGGCTCCCACACCGCCTAATAGCTTTCAAAAACACAAGTCCGATTATGTCAAAACTCCAATCCCACGGGCGGGATTAGAGACCATATGGAAAAAGATGATGGAGATCGAAACTGTGTTGATGCAATGGAATCCATATGGTGGAAGAATGAGTGAAATACCCAAAAATGCGACACCATTTCCACATCGATCAGGAATCCTCTTTAAGTTGCAATACATTACACAATGGGAAGATCAGAGTGAACAAGCTTTGATCAAGAACATCCAAGCGACTCGAGATTTACATGATACATTTACTCCATATGTGTCTTGTAACCCAAGAGAAACATTCTTGAATTATAGAGACATTGATATTGAAACCAATGTTAATGGGAGCTTAGGTTTTGCTATGGACTTTTTCAAGGATAATGTGAAAAGATTGTTACTAGTGAAGGCAAAGGTTGACCCAACTAATTTCTTCAAGTATGAACAAAGTATTCCAATACTTTCTAGCCAACAATGA